A stretch of Homo sapiens chromosome 12, GRCh38.p14 Primary Assembly DNA encodes these proteins:
- the TNS2 gene encoding tensin-2 isoform 2 (isoform 2 is encoded by transcript variant 2), with the protein MKSSGPVERLLRALGRRDSSRAASRPRKAEPHSFREKVFRKKPPVCAVCKVTIDGTGVSCRVCKVATHRKCEAKVTSACQALPPVELRRNTAPVRRIEHLGSTKSLNHSKQRSTLPRSFSLDPLMERRWDLDLTYVTERILAAAFPARPDEQRHRGHLRELAHVLQSKHRDKYLLFNLSEKRHDLTRLNPKVQDFGWPELHAPPLDKLCSICKAMETWLSADPQHVVVLYCKGNKGKLGVIVSAYMHYSKISAGADQALATLTMRKFCEDKVATELQPSQRRYISYFSGLLSGSIRMNSSPLFLHYVLIPMLPAFEPGTGFQPFLKIYQSMQLVYTSGVYHIAGPGPQQLCISLEPALLLKGDVMVTCYHKGGRGTDRTLVFRVQFHTCTIHGPQLTFPKDQLDEAWTDERFPFQASVEFVFSSSPEKIKGSTPRNDPSVSVDYNTTEPAVRWDSYENFNQHHEDSVDGSLTHTRGPLDGSPYAQVQRPPRQTPPAPSPEPPPPPMLSVSSDSGHSSTLTTEPAAESPGRPPPTAAERQELDRLLGGCGVASGGRGAGRETAILDDEEQPTVGGGPHLGVYPGHRPGLSRHCSCRQGYREPCGVPNGGYYRPEGTLERRRLAYGGYEGSPQGYAEASMEKRRLCRSLSEGLYPYPPEMGKPATGDFGYRAPGYREVVILEDPGLPALYPCPACEEKLALPTAALYGLRLEREAGEGWASEAGKPLLHPVRPGHPLPLLLPACGHHHAPMPDYSCLKPPKAGEEGHEGCSYTMCPEGRYGHPGYPALVTYSYGGAVPSYCPAYGRVPHSCGSPGEGRGYPSPGAHSPRAGSISPGSPPYPQSRKLSYEIPTEEGGDRYPLPGHLASAGPLASAESLEPVSWREGPSGHSTLPRSPRDAPCSASSELSGPSTPLHTSSPVQGKESTRRQDTRSPTSAPTQRLSPGEALPPVSQAGTGKAPELPSGSGPEPLAPSPVSPTFPPSSPSDWPQERSPGGHSDGASPRSPVPTTLPGLRHAPWQGPRGPPDSPDGSPLTPVPSQMPWLVASPEPPQSSPTPAFPLAASYDTNGLSQPPLPEKRHLPGPGQQPGPWGPEQASSPARGISHHVTFAPLLSDNVPQTPEPPTQESQSNVKFVQDTSKFWYKPHLSRDQAIALLKDKDPGAFLIRDSHSFQGAYGLALKVATPPPSAQPWKGDPVEQLVRHFLIETGPKGVKIKGCPSEPYFGSLSALVSQHSISPISLPCCLRIPSKDPLEETPEAPVPTNMSTAADLLRQGAACSVLYLTSVETESLTGPQAVARASSAALSCSPRPTPAVVHFKVSAQGITLTDNQRKLFFRRHYPVNSITFSSTDPQDRRWTNPDGTTSKIFGFVAKKPGSPWENVCHLFAELDPDQPAGAIVTFITKVLLGQRK; encoded by the exons GGACAGGCGTTTCGTGCAGAG TCTGCAAGGTGGCGACGCACAGAAAATGTGAAGCAAAG GTGACTTCAGCCTGTCAGGCCTTGCCTCCCGTGGAGTTG CGGCGAAACACGGCCCCAGTCAGGCGCATAGAGCACCTG GGATCCACCAAATCTCTGAACCACTCAAAGCAGCGCAGCACTCTGCCCAG GAGCTTCAGCCTGGACCCGCTCATGGAGCGGCGCTGGGACTTAGACCTCACCTACGTGACGGAGCGCATCTTGGCCGCCGCCTTCCCCGCGCGGCCCGATGAACAGCGGCACCGGGGCCACCTGCGCGAGCTGGCCCATGTGCTGCAATCCAAGCACCGGGACAAGTACCTG CTCTTCAACCTTTCAGAGAAAAGGCATGACCTGACCCGCTTAAACCCCAAG GTTCAAGACTTCGGCTGGCCTGAGCTGCATGCTCCACCCCTGGACAAGCTGTGCTCCATCTGCAAAGCCATGGAGACATGGCTCAGTGCTGACCCACAGCACGTGGTCGTACTATACTGCAAG GGAAACAAGGGCAAGCTTGGGGTCATCGTTTCTGCCTACATGCACTACAGCAAGATCTCTGCAGG GGCGGACCAGGCACTGGCCACTCTTACCATGCGGAAATTCTGCGAGGACAAGGTGGCCACAGAACTGCAGCCCTCCCAGCGTCG ATATATCAGCTACTTCAGTGGGCTGCTATCTGGCTCCATCAGAATGAACAGCAGCCCTCTCTTCCTGCACTATGTGCTCATCCCCATGCTGCCAGCCTTTGAACCTGGCACAG GCTTCCAGCCCTTCCTTAAAATCTACCAGTCCATGCAGCTTGTCTACACATCTGGAGTCTA TCACATTGCAGGCCCTGGTCCCCAGCAGCTTTGCATCAGCCTGGAGCCAGCCCTCCTCCTCAAAGGCGATGTCATG GTAACATGTTATCACAAGGGTGGCCGGGGCACAGACCGGACCCTCGTGTTCCGAGTCCAGTTCCACACCTGCACCATCCACGGACCACAGCTCACTTTCCCCAAGGACCAGCTTGACGAGGCCTGGACTG ATGAGAGGTTCCCCTTCCAAGCCTCCGTGGAGTTTGTCTTCTCCTCCAGCCCCGAGAAGATCAAAG GCAGCACTCCACGGAACGACCCCTCGGTCTCTGTCGACTACAACACCACTGAGCCAGCCGTGCGCTGGGACTCCTATGAGAACTTCAACCAGCACCACGAGGACAGTGTGGATG GCTCCTTGACCCACACCCGGGGTCCCCTGGATGGCAGTCCTTATGCCCAGGTGCAGCGGCCTCCCCGGCAGACCCCCCCGGCACCCTCTCCAGAGCCTCCACCACCCCCCATGCTCTCTGTCAGCAGCGACTCAGGCCATTCCTCCACGCTGACCACAGAGCCGGCTGCTGAGTCCCCTGGCCGGCCGCCCCCTACAGCTGCTGAACGGCAGGAGCTGGATCGCCTCCTAGGAGGCTGCGGAGTGGCCAGTGGGGGCCGGGGAGCTGGGCGCGAGACGGCCATCCTAGATGACGAAGAGCAGCCCACTGTGGGCGGAGGCCCCCACCTCGGAGTGTATCCAGGCCATAGGCCTGGCCTCAGCCGCCACTGCTCCTGCCGCCAGGGCTACCGGGAGCCCTGCGGGGTTCCCAATGGGGGCTACTACCGGCCAGAGGGAACCCTGGAGAGGAGGCGACTGGCCTACGGGGGCTATGAGGGATCCCCCCAGGGCTACGCCGAGGCCTCGATGGAGAAGAGGCGCCTCTGCCGATCGCTGTCAGAGGGGCTATACCCCTACCCACCTGAGATGGGGAAACCAGCCACTGGGGACTTTGGCTACCGCGCCCCAGGCTACCGGGAGGTGGTCATCCTGGAGGACCCTGGGCTGCCTGCCCTATACCCATGCCCAGCCTGCGAGGAGAAGCTGGCGCTGCCTACAGCAGCCTTGTATGGACTGCGGCTGGAGAGGGAGGCTGGAGAAGGGTGGGCAAGTGAGGCTGGCAAGCCTCTCCTGCACCCAGTGCGGCCTGGGCACCCGCTGCCTCTGCTCTTGCCTGCCTGTGGGCATCACCATGCCCCGATGCCTGACTACAGCTGCCTGAAGCCACCCAAGGCAGGCGAGGAAGGGCACGAGGGCTGCTCCTACACCATGTGCCCCGAAGGCAGGTATGGGCATCCAGGGTACCCTGCCCTGGTGACATACAGCTATGGAGGAGCAGTTCCCAGTTACTGCCCAGCATATGGCCGTGTGCCTCATAGCTGTGGCTCTCCAGGAGAGGGCAGAGGGTATCCCAGCCCTGGTGCCCACTCCCCACGGGCTGGCTCCATTTCCCCGGGCAGCCCGCCCTATCCACAATCTAGGAAGCTGAGCTACGAGATCCCTACggaggagggaggggacaggTACCCATTGCCTGGGCACCTGGCCTCAGCAGGACCTTTGGCATCTGCAG AGTCGCTGGAGCCGGTGTCCTGGAGGGAGGGCCCCAGTGGGCACAGCACACTGCCTCGGTCTCCCCGAGATGCCCCATGCAGTGCTTCGTCAGAGTTGTCTGGTCCCTCCACGCCCCTGCACACCAGCAGTCCAGTCCAGGGCAAGGAAAG CACCCGGCGACAGGACACCAGGTCCCCCACCTCAGCGCCCACTCAGAGACTGAGTCCTGGCGAGGCCTTGCCCCCTGTTTCCCAGGCAGGCACCGGAAAGGCCCCTGAGCTGCCGTCGGGAAGTGGGCCTGAGCCTCTGGCCCCTAGCCCAGTCTCTCCGACCTTCCCTCCCAGCTCGCCCAGTGACTGGCCTCAGGAAAGGAGTCCAGGGGGCCACTCAGATGGCGCCAGTCCTCGGAGCCCTGTGCCCACCACACTTCCTGGCCTCCGCCACGCCCCCTGGCAAGGCCCTCGAGGCCCCCCCGACAGCCCAGATGGGTCTCCCCTCACTCCTGTGCCTTCCCAGATGCCCTGGCTTGTGGCCAGCCCAGAGCCGCCTCAGAGCTCACCTACACCTGCTTTCCCCCTGGCTGCCTCCTATGACACCAATGGCCTTAGCCAGCCCCCACTTCCTGAGAAACGCCACCTGCCCGGGCCGGGGCAACAGCCAGGACCCTGGGGCCCAGAGCAGGCATCATCGCCAGCCAGAGGCATCAGTCACCATGTCACCTTCGCACCTCTGCTCTCAGATAATGTCCCCCAAACCCCAG AGCCTCCTACACAAGAGAGCCAAAGCAATGTCAAGTTTGTCCAGGATACATCCAAGTTCTGGTACAAGCCACACCTGTCCCGTGACCAAG CCATTGCCCTGCTGAAGGACAAGGACCCTGGGGCCTTCCTGATCAGGGACAGTCATTCATTCCAAGGAGCTTATGGGCTGGCCCTCAAGGTGGCCACACCGCCACCCAGTGCCCAGCCCTGGAAAG GGGACCCCGTGGAACAGCTGGTCCGCCATTTCCTCATCGAGACTGGGCCCAAAGGGGTGAAGATCAAGGGCTGCCCCAGTGAGCCCTACTTTG GCAGCCTgtccgccttggtctcccagcaCTCCATCTCCCCCATCTCCCTGCCCTGCTGCCTGCGCATTCCCAGCAAAG ATCCTCTGGAAGAGACCCCAGAGGCTCCAGTGCCCACCAACATGAGCACAGCGGCAGACCTCCTGCGTCAGGGTGCTG CCTGCAGCGTGCTCTACTTGACCTCAGTGGAGACAGAGTCACTGACGGGCCCCCAAGCTGTGGCCCGGGCCAGCTCTGCAGCTCTGAGCTGTAGCCCCCGCCCGACACCAGCTGTTGTCCACTTCAAGGTGTCAGCCCAGGGCATTACACTGACGGACAACCAAAGGAA GCTCTTCTTTCGCCGCCATTATCCAGTGAACAGCATCACCTTCTCCAGCACTGACCCTCAAGACCGGAG ATGGACCAACCCAGACGGGACCACCTCCAA GATCTTTGGTTTCGTGGCCAAGAAGCCGGGAAGCCCCTGGGAGAATGTGTGTCACCTCTTTGCAGAGCTTGACCCAGATCAGCCTGCTGGCGCCATTGTCACCTTCATCACCAAAGTTCTACTGGGccagagaaaatga
- the TNS2 gene encoding tensin-2 isoform X2: MSLARPGWPSAHPLSPRLFPRKAEPHSFREKVFRKKPPVCAVCKVTIDGTGVSCRVCKVATHRKCEAKVTSACQALPPVELRRNTAPVRRIEHLGSTKSLNHSKQRSTLPRSFSLDPLMERRWDLDLTYVTERILAAAFPARPDEQRHRGHLRELAHVLQSKHRDKYLLFNLSEKRHDLTRLNPKVQDFGWPELHAPPLDKLCSICKAMETWLSADPQHVVVLYCKGNKGKLGVIVSAYMHYSKISAGADQALATLTMRKFCEDKVATELQPSQRRYISYFSGLLSGSIRMNSSPLFLHYVLIPMLPAFEPGTGFQPFLKIYQSMQLVYTSGVYHIAGPGPQQLCISLEPALLLKGDVMVTCYHKGGRGTDRTLVFRVQFHTCTIHGPQLTFPKDQLDEAWTDERFPFQASVEFVFSSSPEKIKGSTPRNDPSVSVDYNTTEPAVRWDSYENFNQHHEDSVDGAQAACRVGGSLTHTRGPLDGSPYAQVQRPPRQTPPAPSPEPPPPPMLSVSSDSGHSSTLTTEPAAESPGRPPPTAAERQELDRLLGGCGVASGGRGAGRETAILDDEEQPTVGGGPHLGVYPGHRPGLSRHCSCRQGYREPCGVPNGGYYRPEGTLERRRLAYGGYEGSPQGYAEASMEKRRLCRSLSEGLYPYPPEMGKPATGDFGYRAPGYREVVILEDPGLPALYPCPACEEKLALPTAALYGLRLEREAGEGWASEAGKPLLHPVRPGHPLPLLLPACGHHHAPMPDYSCLKPPKAGEEGHEGCSYTMCPEGRYGHPGYPALVTYSYGGAVPSYCPAYGRVPHSCGSPGEGRGYPSPGAHSPRAGSISPGSPPYPQSRKLSYEIPTEEGGDRYPLPGHLASAGPLASAESLEPVSWREGPSGHSTLPRSPRDAPCSASSELSGPSTPLHTSSPVQGKESTRRQDTRSPTSAPTQRLSPGEALPPVSQAGTGKAPELPSGSGPEPLAPSPVSPTFPPSSPSDWPQERSPGGHSDGASPRSPVPTTLPGLRHAPWQGPRGPPDSPDGSPLTPVPSQMPWLVASPEPPQSSPTPAFPLAASYDTNGLSQPPLPEKRHLPGPGQQPGPWGPEQASSPARGISHHVTFAPLLSDNVPQTPEPPTQESQSNVKFVQDTSKFWYKPHLSRDQAIALLKDKDPGAFLIRDSHSFQGAYGLALKVATPPPSAQPWKGDPVEQLVRHFLIETGPKGVKIKGCPSEPYFGSLSALVSQHSISPISLPCCLRIPSKDPLEETPEAPVPTNMSTAADLLRQGAACSVLYLTSVETESLTGPQAVARASSAALSCSPRPTPAVVHFKVSAQGITLTDNQRKLFFRRHYPVNSITFSSTDPQDRRWTNPDGTTSKIFGFVAKKPGSPWENVCHLFAELDPDQPAGAIVTFITKVLLGQRK, translated from the exons GGACAGGCGTTTCGTGCAGAG TCTGCAAGGTGGCGACGCACAGAAAATGTGAAGCAAAG GTGACTTCAGCCTGTCAGGCCTTGCCTCCCGTGGAGTTG CGGCGAAACACGGCCCCAGTCAGGCGCATAGAGCACCTG GGATCCACCAAATCTCTGAACCACTCAAAGCAGCGCAGCACTCTGCCCAG GAGCTTCAGCCTGGACCCGCTCATGGAGCGGCGCTGGGACTTAGACCTCACCTACGTGACGGAGCGCATCTTGGCCGCCGCCTTCCCCGCGCGGCCCGATGAACAGCGGCACCGGGGCCACCTGCGCGAGCTGGCCCATGTGCTGCAATCCAAGCACCGGGACAAGTACCTG CTCTTCAACCTTTCAGAGAAAAGGCATGACCTGACCCGCTTAAACCCCAAG GTTCAAGACTTCGGCTGGCCTGAGCTGCATGCTCCACCCCTGGACAAGCTGTGCTCCATCTGCAAAGCCATGGAGACATGGCTCAGTGCTGACCCACAGCACGTGGTCGTACTATACTGCAAG GGAAACAAGGGCAAGCTTGGGGTCATCGTTTCTGCCTACATGCACTACAGCAAGATCTCTGCAGG GGCGGACCAGGCACTGGCCACTCTTACCATGCGGAAATTCTGCGAGGACAAGGTGGCCACAGAACTGCAGCCCTCCCAGCGTCG ATATATCAGCTACTTCAGTGGGCTGCTATCTGGCTCCATCAGAATGAACAGCAGCCCTCTCTTCCTGCACTATGTGCTCATCCCCATGCTGCCAGCCTTTGAACCTGGCACAG GCTTCCAGCCCTTCCTTAAAATCTACCAGTCCATGCAGCTTGTCTACACATCTGGAGTCTA TCACATTGCAGGCCCTGGTCCCCAGCAGCTTTGCATCAGCCTGGAGCCAGCCCTCCTCCTCAAAGGCGATGTCATG GTAACATGTTATCACAAGGGTGGCCGGGGCACAGACCGGACCCTCGTGTTCCGAGTCCAGTTCCACACCTGCACCATCCACGGACCACAGCTCACTTTCCCCAAGGACCAGCTTGACGAGGCCTGGACTG ATGAGAGGTTCCCCTTCCAAGCCTCCGTGGAGTTTGTCTTCTCCTCCAGCCCCGAGAAGATCAAAG GCAGCACTCCACGGAACGACCCCTCGGTCTCTGTCGACTACAACACCACTGAGCCAGCCGTGCGCTGGGACTCCTATGAGAACTTCAACCAGCACCACGAGGACAGTGTGGATGGTGCGCAGGCAGCCTGCAGGGTGGGAG GCTCCTTGACCCACACCCGGGGTCCCCTGGATGGCAGTCCTTATGCCCAGGTGCAGCGGCCTCCCCGGCAGACCCCCCCGGCACCCTCTCCAGAGCCTCCACCACCCCCCATGCTCTCTGTCAGCAGCGACTCAGGCCATTCCTCCACGCTGACCACAGAGCCGGCTGCTGAGTCCCCTGGCCGGCCGCCCCCTACAGCTGCTGAACGGCAGGAGCTGGATCGCCTCCTAGGAGGCTGCGGAGTGGCCAGTGGGGGCCGGGGAGCTGGGCGCGAGACGGCCATCCTAGATGACGAAGAGCAGCCCACTGTGGGCGGAGGCCCCCACCTCGGAGTGTATCCAGGCCATAGGCCTGGCCTCAGCCGCCACTGCTCCTGCCGCCAGGGCTACCGGGAGCCCTGCGGGGTTCCCAATGGGGGCTACTACCGGCCAGAGGGAACCCTGGAGAGGAGGCGACTGGCCTACGGGGGCTATGAGGGATCCCCCCAGGGCTACGCCGAGGCCTCGATGGAGAAGAGGCGCCTCTGCCGATCGCTGTCAGAGGGGCTATACCCCTACCCACCTGAGATGGGGAAACCAGCCACTGGGGACTTTGGCTACCGCGCCCCAGGCTACCGGGAGGTGGTCATCCTGGAGGACCCTGGGCTGCCTGCCCTATACCCATGCCCAGCCTGCGAGGAGAAGCTGGCGCTGCCTACAGCAGCCTTGTATGGACTGCGGCTGGAGAGGGAGGCTGGAGAAGGGTGGGCAAGTGAGGCTGGCAAGCCTCTCCTGCACCCAGTGCGGCCTGGGCACCCGCTGCCTCTGCTCTTGCCTGCCTGTGGGCATCACCATGCCCCGATGCCTGACTACAGCTGCCTGAAGCCACCCAAGGCAGGCGAGGAAGGGCACGAGGGCTGCTCCTACACCATGTGCCCCGAAGGCAGGTATGGGCATCCAGGGTACCCTGCCCTGGTGACATACAGCTATGGAGGAGCAGTTCCCAGTTACTGCCCAGCATATGGCCGTGTGCCTCATAGCTGTGGCTCTCCAGGAGAGGGCAGAGGGTATCCCAGCCCTGGTGCCCACTCCCCACGGGCTGGCTCCATTTCCCCGGGCAGCCCGCCCTATCCACAATCTAGGAAGCTGAGCTACGAGATCCCTACggaggagggaggggacaggTACCCATTGCCTGGGCACCTGGCCTCAGCAGGACCTTTGGCATCTGCAG AGTCGCTGGAGCCGGTGTCCTGGAGGGAGGGCCCCAGTGGGCACAGCACACTGCCTCGGTCTCCCCGAGATGCCCCATGCAGTGCTTCGTCAGAGTTGTCTGGTCCCTCCACGCCCCTGCACACCAGCAGTCCAGTCCAGGGCAAGGAAAG CACCCGGCGACAGGACACCAGGTCCCCCACCTCAGCGCCCACTCAGAGACTGAGTCCTGGCGAGGCCTTGCCCCCTGTTTCCCAGGCAGGCACCGGAAAGGCCCCTGAGCTGCCGTCGGGAAGTGGGCCTGAGCCTCTGGCCCCTAGCCCAGTCTCTCCGACCTTCCCTCCCAGCTCGCCCAGTGACTGGCCTCAGGAAAGGAGTCCAGGGGGCCACTCAGATGGCGCCAGTCCTCGGAGCCCTGTGCCCACCACACTTCCTGGCCTCCGCCACGCCCCCTGGCAAGGCCCTCGAGGCCCCCCCGACAGCCCAGATGGGTCTCCCCTCACTCCTGTGCCTTCCCAGATGCCCTGGCTTGTGGCCAGCCCAGAGCCGCCTCAGAGCTCACCTACACCTGCTTTCCCCCTGGCTGCCTCCTATGACACCAATGGCCTTAGCCAGCCCCCACTTCCTGAGAAACGCCACCTGCCCGGGCCGGGGCAACAGCCAGGACCCTGGGGCCCAGAGCAGGCATCATCGCCAGCCAGAGGCATCAGTCACCATGTCACCTTCGCACCTCTGCTCTCAGATAATGTCCCCCAAACCCCAG AGCCTCCTACACAAGAGAGCCAAAGCAATGTCAAGTTTGTCCAGGATACATCCAAGTTCTGGTACAAGCCACACCTGTCCCGTGACCAAG CCATTGCCCTGCTGAAGGACAAGGACCCTGGGGCCTTCCTGATCAGGGACAGTCATTCATTCCAAGGAGCTTATGGGCTGGCCCTCAAGGTGGCCACACCGCCACCCAGTGCCCAGCCCTGGAAAG GGGACCCCGTGGAACAGCTGGTCCGCCATTTCCTCATCGAGACTGGGCCCAAAGGGGTGAAGATCAAGGGCTGCCCCAGTGAGCCCTACTTTG GCAGCCTgtccgccttggtctcccagcaCTCCATCTCCCCCATCTCCCTGCCCTGCTGCCTGCGCATTCCCAGCAAAG ATCCTCTGGAAGAGACCCCAGAGGCTCCAGTGCCCACCAACATGAGCACAGCGGCAGACCTCCTGCGTCAGGGTGCTG CCTGCAGCGTGCTCTACTTGACCTCAGTGGAGACAGAGTCACTGACGGGCCCCCAAGCTGTGGCCCGGGCCAGCTCTGCAGCTCTGAGCTGTAGCCCCCGCCCGACACCAGCTGTTGTCCACTTCAAGGTGTCAGCCCAGGGCATTACACTGACGGACAACCAAAGGAA GCTCTTCTTTCGCCGCCATTATCCAGTGAACAGCATCACCTTCTCCAGCACTGACCCTCAAGACCGGAG ATGGACCAACCCAGACGGGACCACCTCCAA GATCTTTGGTTTCGTGGCCAAGAAGCCGGGAAGCCCCTGGGAGAATGTGTGTCACCTCTTTGCAGAGCTTGACCCAGATCAGCCTGCTGGCGCCATTGTCACCTTCATCACCAAAGTTCTACTGGGccagagaaaatga